A single Klebsiella variicola DNA region contains:
- the nlpD gene encoding murein hydrolase activator NlpD gives MSAGSTKFTVSRIAALSLVSLWLAGCTNTNNPPAPVSSAGGAASSSTNSGMLITPPSSGVKSAPQAQPIQPVQTQTIQPQPTPMAQEPVQTVNGKIVYNRKYGDIPKGSYTGGSTYTVKRGDTLFYIAWVTGNDFRDLAQRNNVPAPYALNVGQVLQVGNASGQPITGENAVSQASARASGGATATTTSAQKSTAVVASQPTITYSESSGEQSATKMLPNNKPATTTTTVVAPVTAPTTVSTTQPTASSTSTSSPISSWRWPTDGKVIENFSGAEGGNKGIDIAGSKGQAIVATADGRVVYAGNALRGYGNLIIIKHNDDYLSAYAHNDTMLVREQQEVKAGQKIATMGSTGTSSTRLHFEIRYKGKSVNPLQYLPQR, from the coding sequence ATGAGCGCGGGAAGCACCAAATTTACCGTCAGCCGTATTGCGGCTCTTTCACTGGTTTCACTCTGGCTGGCCGGGTGTACCAACACCAATAATCCGCCAGCGCCGGTTAGCTCTGCCGGCGGTGCCGCCTCTTCCAGCACCAACTCCGGCATGCTGATTACGCCGCCATCCTCCGGCGTCAAGTCTGCTCCTCAGGCGCAGCCGATCCAGCCGGTACAGACCCAGACCATTCAGCCGCAGCCGACGCCGATGGCGCAGGAGCCGGTGCAGACGGTGAACGGTAAGATCGTTTACAACCGCAAATATGGCGATATTCCGAAAGGTAGCTACACCGGCGGCAGTACCTATACGGTCAAACGCGGCGACACGCTGTTCTATATCGCGTGGGTCACCGGCAACGATTTCCGCGACCTGGCGCAACGCAACAATGTCCCGGCCCCGTACGCGCTGAACGTGGGTCAGGTGCTGCAGGTCGGCAACGCCTCAGGCCAGCCGATCACTGGTGAAAACGCCGTTTCTCAGGCCAGCGCAAGGGCGAGCGGCGGTGCGACAGCCACCACAACTTCTGCACAAAAATCGACCGCGGTGGTTGCTTCACAACCGACTATTACGTATTCTGAATCTTCAGGTGAACAGAGTGCTACCAAGATGTTGCCTAATAATAAACCAGCGACCACGACCACAACGGTTGTCGCGCCGGTGACGGCACCAACAACGGTGAGCACAACCCAGCCGACTGCAAGCAGTACGTCAACCAGTTCGCCGATCTCATCATGGCGCTGGCCGACTGATGGCAAGGTTATCGAGAACTTTAGCGGCGCGGAAGGCGGCAATAAAGGTATCGACATTGCAGGCAGTAAGGGACAGGCTATTGTCGCGACCGCCGATGGGCGTGTCGTCTATGCCGGTAACGCACTGCGCGGCTACGGTAATCTTATTATCATCAAACACAACGATGATTACCTGAGTGCCTACGCTCATAACGATACCATGCTGGTTCGGGAGCAACAGGAAGTCAAAGCGGGGCAGAAAATCGCTACCATGGGTAGCACCGGAACCAGCTCAACAAGATTACATTTTGAAATTCGTTACAAGGGGAAATCCGTCAACCCGCTGCAGTACTTACCGCAGCGATAA
- the rpoS gene encoding RNA polymerase sigma factor RpoS, protein MSQNTLKVHDLNEDAEFDENGIEVFDEKALVEEEPSDSDLAEEELLSQGATQRVLDATQLYLGEIGYSPLLTAEEEVYFARRALRGDVASRRRMIESNLRLVVKIARRYSNRGLALLDLIEEGNLGLIRAVEKFDPERGFRFSTYATWWIRQTIERAIMNQTRTIRLPIHIVKELNVYLRTARELSHKLDHEPSAEEIAEQLDKPVDDVSRMLRLNERITSVDTPLGGDSEKALLDILADEKENGPEDTTQDDDMKQSIVKWLFELNAKQREVLARRFGLLGYEAATLEDVGREIGLTRERVRQIQVEGLRRLREILQGQGLNIEALFRE, encoded by the coding sequence ATGAGTCAGAATACGCTGAAAGTTCATGATTTAAATGAAGACGCGGAATTTGATGAGAACGGAATTGAGGTTTTCGACGAGAAGGCCTTAGTAGAAGAGGAACCCAGTGATAGCGATCTGGCTGAGGAAGAGCTGCTGTCGCAAGGCGCAACACAACGCGTACTTGACGCCACTCAGCTTTATCTTGGAGAGATTGGTTATTCCCCACTGCTGACCGCGGAAGAGGAAGTCTATTTCGCGCGTCGCGCACTGCGTGGTGATGTCGCTTCACGCCGTCGCATGATTGAAAGCAACCTGCGTCTGGTGGTGAAGATTGCCCGTCGTTACAGCAATCGTGGTCTGGCGCTGCTGGATCTGATTGAAGAAGGTAACCTCGGACTGATCCGCGCCGTTGAAAAGTTTGACCCGGAACGTGGGTTCCGTTTTTCGACTTATGCGACCTGGTGGATCCGCCAGACTATTGAACGGGCGATCATGAACCAAACCCGTACGATCCGTTTGCCGATCCACATTGTTAAAGAGCTGAACGTCTATCTGCGTACCGCGCGCGAGTTGTCCCATAAGCTGGACCACGAGCCGAGTGCGGAAGAGATTGCCGAACAGCTGGACAAACCGGTCGATGACGTCAGCCGTATGCTGCGTCTGAACGAGCGCATCACCTCCGTGGATACTCCGCTGGGTGGCGATTCAGAAAAAGCGCTGCTGGATATTCTGGCCGATGAGAAAGAGAACGGCCCGGAAGACACCACGCAGGACGATGATATGAAGCAAAGCATCGTCAAATGGCTGTTCGAACTGAACGCCAAGCAGCGTGAAGTTCTGGCGCGTCGTTTCGGTCTGCTGGGTTATGAAGCAGCCACGCTGGAAGATGTGGGCCGTGAAATTGGCCTCACCCGCGAGCGTGTGCGGCAGATCCAGGTGGAAGGTCTGCGTCGCCTGCGGGAAATTCTGCAGGGACAGGGGCTGAATATCGAAGCGCTCTTCCGCGAATAA
- a CDS encoding DUF4440 domain-containing protein: MNPYLQEVLDAHVLIERWLSQGEGSAEALMTRFAAEFIMIPPGGEKMDYPAVSRFFHHAGATRPGLHIVVDQAKIISEWHDGAAVRYRESQTLADGSENVRWSTAIFQQAEGKMIWRHLQETRLG, encoded by the coding sequence ATGAACCCTTATCTGCAGGAAGTCCTCGACGCCCATGTCCTTATCGAACGCTGGTTAAGCCAGGGGGAAGGAAGCGCTGAGGCGCTGATGACACGTTTTGCAGCCGAATTCATCATGATCCCTCCGGGCGGCGAGAAGATGGACTACCCGGCGGTGAGCCGTTTTTTCCACCATGCGGGGGCAACCCGTCCGGGATTACACATCGTGGTGGATCAGGCGAAAATCATTAGCGAGTGGCACGACGGCGCCGCAGTGCGATACCGTGAAAGCCAAACGCTGGCGGATGGCAGTGAGAACGTACGCTGGTCGACGGCGATTTTTCAGCAAGCGGAAGGAAAAATGATCTGGCGTCATCTGCAGGAAACCCGCCTCGGCTAG
- a CDS encoding MFS transporter, which produces MTYRHRVATVFLFGFFLDLINMFIASIAFPAISRALAVSVSQLAWVSNAYILGLTVVVPFSAWLSQRWGAKRLFLLSLGLFSLGALAAGLASSLGELIFWRTLQGMGGGLLIPLGQALTWPLFQPHERAKLSAAVMLVGLLAPACSPLIGGLLVEAFSWRWVFFASLPVALLTFVLAVRWLNDSPGPVRPTRFLPLSLLADPLLRFAMLIYLCVPGMFIGVNVVGMFYLQRVTGMAPGAIGALMVPWSLASFAAITFTGRYFNRFGPRPLVVIGCLLQAAGILLLLKIDTHSPLALLILAFTLMGGGGSLCSSTAQSSAFLHTPAEEMPDASALWNLNRQLSFFAGSALLALLLRVFPPVYAWQGVFISAAAITLLPLLFCLRLNNRAIIHRLHTTLEKS; this is translated from the coding sequence ATGACCTATCGCCACCGCGTTGCCACCGTTTTTCTGTTCGGCTTTTTTCTCGATTTAATCAATATGTTTATCGCCAGCATCGCCTTCCCGGCCATCAGCCGCGCGCTGGCGGTTTCCGTCTCTCAGCTGGCGTGGGTCAGCAATGCTTATATTCTCGGTCTGACGGTCGTCGTACCGTTCAGTGCCTGGCTTAGTCAGCGCTGGGGGGCGAAACGGCTGTTTTTACTCTCGCTGGGGCTGTTCAGCCTCGGCGCGCTGGCGGCAGGGCTTGCCAGCAGTCTCGGCGAGCTGATTTTCTGGCGGACGCTGCAGGGGATGGGTGGCGGGCTGTTAATCCCCCTTGGCCAGGCATTGACGTGGCCGCTGTTTCAGCCCCATGAGCGGGCGAAACTCTCGGCGGCGGTGATGCTGGTCGGTCTGCTGGCGCCAGCCTGCTCGCCGTTGATCGGCGGCCTGTTAGTCGAGGCCTTCAGCTGGCGCTGGGTCTTTTTCGCCAGCCTGCCTGTGGCTCTGCTAACCTTTGTGCTGGCGGTGCGATGGCTGAACGACAGCCCCGGCCCGGTTCGCCCAACTCGCTTTCTTCCGCTGTCGTTGCTGGCCGATCCCCTGCTGCGCTTCGCGATGCTGATCTACCTCTGCGTACCGGGGATGTTTATTGGCGTCAACGTGGTCGGGATGTTCTACCTGCAACGCGTCACCGGGATGGCGCCGGGGGCCATCGGTGCCCTGATGGTGCCCTGGTCGCTGGCCTCGTTCGCCGCCATCACTTTTACCGGCAGGTATTTCAACCGTTTCGGACCACGACCGCTGGTCGTCATCGGCTGCCTGCTTCAGGCGGCAGGGATCCTGCTGCTGCTGAAGATCGATACGCACAGCCCGCTGGCGCTGTTGATTCTGGCCTTTACGCTGATGGGCGGCGGAGGCAGCTTATGCAGCAGTACTGCGCAAAGCAGCGCCTTCCTGCATACGCCTGCCGAAGAGATGCCTGACGCCAGCGCGCTGTGGAATCTGAACCGCCAGCTCAGCTTCTTTGCCGGCAGCGCGCTGCTCGCCCTGCTGCTGAGGGTGTTCCCGCCGGTCTACGCCTGGCAGGGGGTGTTTATTAGCGCCGCTGCCATCACCCTGTTGCCGCTGCTGTTTTGCCTGCGGCTGAACAATCGGGCGATTATCCATCGCCTGCACACCACTCTGGAGAAGTCATGA
- a CDS encoding LysR family transcriptional regulator, with product MLNLQRVTMFIAVVDAGSFTLAAAALGQTKAVVSFNVRQLENELGVTLLLRSTRRLRLTDAGALFYQRGVALLKAAENLQDEVRASHTGLSGELRITTTPEYGAQVIIPALAAFARRHPALRVRHVSSSHHADLISERFDVAIRLGTLADSRYRATRIASFAILPVASPAWLASHPVQTLSDLAQADWIIHERLSAPLRWQLRTDQQTEVDFAIASAPRFSADSATALMSFALAGCGIALLPAWLVAEKVAQRELVPLLSEYHFPQQGVYALYPDAQHMPTRVRAFIDFLREKVG from the coding sequence ATGCTTAATCTTCAGCGTGTGACCATGTTTATCGCCGTGGTGGATGCCGGCAGCTTCACCCTGGCCGCTGCGGCGCTGGGGCAGACCAAGGCGGTGGTCAGCTTTAACGTGCGGCAACTGGAAAATGAGCTGGGGGTGACCCTGCTGCTGCGCTCTACGCGTCGTCTGCGGCTCACTGACGCCGGGGCGCTGTTCTATCAGCGCGGGGTGGCGCTGCTGAAAGCGGCGGAAAATCTGCAGGATGAGGTGCGGGCCAGCCATACCGGCTTAAGTGGCGAGCTGCGGATCACCACCACGCCGGAGTATGGCGCGCAGGTTATCATTCCGGCGCTGGCCGCGTTTGCCCGTCGTCACCCGGCGCTGCGGGTGCGCCACGTTTCGTCCTCCCATCATGCGGACCTCATTTCAGAACGATTTGATGTGGCGATACGCCTCGGTACGCTGGCCGATTCCCGCTATCGGGCGACGCGGATAGCCAGTTTCGCGATCCTGCCCGTCGCCTCTCCGGCCTGGCTGGCAAGCCATCCGGTGCAGACGCTGTCCGATCTGGCGCAAGCTGACTGGATTATTCATGAGCGTCTGTCGGCGCCGCTGCGCTGGCAGCTGCGCACGGATCAACAGACAGAGGTGGATTTCGCCATCGCCAGCGCGCCGCGCTTTTCAGCCGACAGCGCTACGGCGCTGATGAGCTTTGCCCTGGCCGGGTGCGGCATCGCCTTGCTGCCGGCATGGCTGGTAGCCGAAAAAGTGGCGCAGCGGGAGCTGGTGCCGCTCCTGTCGGAATACCATTTCCCACAGCAGGGCGTGTATGCCCTTTATCCCGATGCGCAGCATATGCCGACCCGGGTGCGGGCGTTTATTGACTTCCTGCGCGAGAAGGTCGGTTAA
- a CDS encoding MarR family winged helix-turn-helix transcriptional regulator, translating to MELRNEAFHLLRQLFQQHTARWQQALPDLTKPQYAVMRSVAEQPGIEQVVLIEAAVSTKATLAEMLSRMEARGLVRREHDPADKRRRFVYLTEQGEALLNRSIPQGNEIDDEFLGRLSDGEREQFTRLVRKMMAP from the coding sequence ATGGAGTTACGAAACGAAGCATTTCACCTGCTGCGCCAGCTTTTTCAACAACATACCGCCCGCTGGCAGCAGGCGTTACCCGATCTGACTAAACCTCAGTATGCGGTGATGCGCTCGGTAGCGGAGCAGCCTGGTATCGAGCAGGTCGTGCTGATTGAAGCGGCGGTCAGTACCAAAGCCACGCTGGCGGAGATGCTCAGCCGGATGGAGGCGCGCGGCCTGGTGCGCCGGGAACACGACCCCGCCGATAAACGCCGCCGTTTTGTCTATCTGACCGAACAAGGCGAGGCGTTGCTTAACCGTTCGATTCCGCAGGGCAATGAGATCGATGACGAGTTTCTCGGCCGCCTGAGCGATGGCGAACGTGAACAGTTCACCCGGCTGGTGCGCAAAATGATGGCGCCCTGA
- a CDS encoding non-oxidative hydroxyarylic acid decarboxylases subunit B, translated as MKLIIGMTGATGAPLGVALLQALRDMPEVETHLVMSKWAKTTIELETPWTAREVAALADFSHSPADQAATISSGSFRTDGMIVIPCSMKTLAGIRAGYAEGLVGRAADVVLKEGRKLVLVPREMPLSTIHLENMLALSRMGVAMVPPMPAYYNHPETVDDITNHIVTRVLDQFGLDYHKARRWNGLRTAEQFAQEIE; from the coding sequence ATGAAACTGATTATTGGGATGACGGGGGCCACCGGGGCTCCGCTTGGGGTGGCATTGCTGCAGGCGCTACGTGATATGCCGGAGGTGGAAACCCACCTGGTGATGTCGAAATGGGCCAAAACCACCATCGAGCTGGAAACGCCCTGGACAGCGCGCGAAGTGGCCGCGCTGGCGGACTTTTCCCACAGCCCGGCAGACCAGGCCGCCACCATCTCTTCCGGTTCATTTCGTACCGACGGCATGATCGTTATTCCCTGCAGTATGAAAACGCTGGCAGGCATTCGCGCGGGCTATGCCGAAGGGCTGGTGGGCCGCGCGGCGGACGTGGTGCTCAAAGAGGGGCGCAAGCTGGTGCTGGTCCCGCGGGAAATGCCGCTCAGCACGATCCATCTGGAGAACATGCTGGCGCTGTCGCGCATGGGCGTGGCGATGGTGCCGCCGATGCCGGCTTACTACAACCACCCGGAGACGGTTGACGACATCACCAATCATATTGTGACTCGGGTGCTGGATCAGTTTGGCCTCGACTATCACAAAGCGCGCCGCTGGAACGGCTTACGCACGGCAGAACAATTTGCACAGGAGATCGAATAA
- a CDS encoding non-oxidative hydroxyarylic acid decarboxylases subunit C yields the protein MAFDDLRSFLQALDDQGQLLKISEEVNAEPDLAAAANATGRIGDGAPALWFDNIRGFTDARVTMNTIGSWQNHAISLGLPPNTPVKKQIDEFIRRWDNFPVTPERRANPAWAENTVDGDDINLFDILPLFRLNDGDGGFYLDKACVVSRDPLDPDNFGKQNVGIYRMEVKGKRKLGLQPVPMHDIALHLHKAEERGEDLPIAITLGNDPIITLMGATPLKYDQSEYEMAGALRESPYPIATAPLTGFDVPWGSEVILEGVIEGRKREIEGPFGEFTGHYSGGRNMTVVRIDKVSYRSKPIFESLYLGMPWTEIDYLMGPATCVPLYQQLKAEFPEVQAVNAMYTHGLLAIISTKKRYGGFARAVGLRAMTTPHGLGYVKMVIMVDEDVDPFNLPQVMWALSSKVNPAGDLVQLPNMSVLELDPGSSPAGITDKLIIDATTPVAPDLRGHYSQPVQDLPETKAWAEKLTAMLANRK from the coding sequence ATGGCTTTTGATGATTTGCGCAGCTTTTTGCAGGCGCTGGATGACCAGGGACAACTGCTGAAAATCAGTGAAGAGGTGAACGCTGAGCCCGATCTGGCGGCGGCCGCCAATGCGACCGGACGCATCGGCGACGGCGCCCCGGCGCTGTGGTTCGATAATATTCGCGGCTTTACCGACGCCCGCGTGACGATGAACACCATCGGCTCGTGGCAGAACCATGCCATCTCGCTGGGCCTGCCGCCCAACACGCCGGTGAAAAAGCAGATTGATGAATTCATTCGCCGCTGGGATAACTTCCCGGTGACGCCAGAGCGCCGCGCCAACCCGGCGTGGGCGGAAAACACCGTGGATGGCGACGATATCAACCTGTTCGATATTCTGCCACTGTTCCGCCTCAACGATGGTGACGGCGGTTTCTACCTCGATAAAGCCTGTGTCGTTTCGCGCGATCCGCTTGATCCTGACAATTTCGGTAAGCAAAACGTCGGTATCTACCGCATGGAAGTGAAAGGCAAGCGCAAACTCGGTCTGCAGCCGGTGCCGATGCACGATATCGCGCTGCATCTGCACAAAGCGGAAGAGCGTGGGGAAGATCTGCCGATTGCTATCACCCTCGGTAACGACCCGATTATTACCCTGATGGGCGCCACGCCGCTGAAATACGATCAGTCAGAATATGAAATGGCTGGCGCGCTGCGCGAGAGCCCGTATCCCATCGCCACCGCGCCGCTGACCGGCTTTGATGTGCCCTGGGGCTCGGAAGTGATCCTCGAAGGGGTCATTGAAGGGCGTAAGCGTGAGATCGAGGGGCCGTTCGGTGAGTTTACCGGTCACTACTCCGGCGGTCGTAACATGACGGTAGTGCGTATCGACAAAGTCTCGTATCGCAGCAAACCGATTTTTGAATCGCTCTATCTCGGTATGCCGTGGACCGAAATTGACTATCTGATGGGGCCGGCGACCTGCGTGCCGCTGTATCAGCAGTTGAAGGCAGAGTTCCCGGAAGTGCAGGCGGTCAACGCCATGTACACCCATGGTCTGCTGGCGATCATCTCCACCAAAAAACGCTACGGCGGTTTTGCCCGCGCGGTGGGCCTGCGGGCGATGACCACTCCGCACGGCCTCGGCTATGTGAAGATGGTGATCATGGTTGATGAAGACGTCGACCCGTTCAACCTGCCACAGGTGATGTGGGCGCTCTCCTCGAAGGTTAACCCGGCGGGAGACCTGGTGCAGTTGCCGAACATGTCGGTCCTTGAACTTGACCCAGGCTCCAGCCCGGCAGGCATCACCGACAAACTGATTATCGACGCCACCACCCCGGTTGCGCCGGACCTTCGCGGCCACTACAGCCAGCCGGTGCAGGATCTGCCGGAAACCAAAGCCTGGGCTGAAAAACTGACCGCTATGCTGGCCAACCGTAAATAA
- a CDS encoding non-oxidative hydroxyarylic acid decarboxylases subunit D has product MICPRCADEKIEVMATSPVKGVWTVYQCQHCLYTWRDTEPLRRTSREHYPEAFRMTQKDIDEAPQVPHVPPLLPEDKR; this is encoded by the coding sequence ATGATTTGTCCACGTTGCGCCGATGAAAAGATTGAAGTCATGGCGACCTCGCCGGTGAAAGGGGTCTGGACCGTGTATCAGTGCCAGCACTGTCTTTACACCTGGCGAGATACCGAGCCGCTGCGTCGCACCAGTCGCGAACACTATCCGGAAGCGTTCCGCATGACGCAGAAAGATATTGATGAGGCACCGCAGGTGCCACACGTACCGCCGCTATTGCCGGAAGATAAGCGTTAA
- a CDS encoding Hok/Gef family protein, with amino-acid sequence MLTKYALVAIIVLCITVLGFTLLVHSSLCELSIKERNIEFKAVLAYESKK; translated from the coding sequence ATGCTGACAAAATATGCCCTTGTGGCAATCATCGTACTCTGTATTACGGTACTGGGATTTACGCTGTTGGTGCACAGCTCACTATGCGAGCTGAGTATTAAAGAGCGTAATATTGAGTTTAAAGCTGTTCTCGCTTACGAATCGAAGAAGTAG
- the mutS gene encoding DNA mismatch repair protein MutS: protein MSTIDNLDAHTPMMQQYLKLKAQHPDILLFYRMGDFYELFYDDAKRASQLLDISLTKRGASAGEPIPMAGIPHHAVENYLAKLVNQGESVAICEQIGDPATTKGPVERKVVRIVTPGTISDEALLQERQDNLLAAIWQDSKGFGYATLDISSGRFRLSEPADRETMAAELQRTNPAELLYAEDFAESSLIEGRRGLRRRPLWEFEIDTARQQLNLQFGTRDLVGFGVENAPRGLCAAGCLLQYVKDTQRTSLPHIRSITMERQQDSIIMDAATRRNLEITQNLAGGTDNTLASVLDCTVTPMGSRMLKRWLHMPVRDTAVLVERQQTIGALQERYTELQPVLRQVGDLERILARLALRTARPRDLARMRHALQQLPLLRELLADVDRQPVQKLREKMGEFTELRELLERAVIDAPPVLVRDGGVIAPGYSEELDEWRALADGATDYLDKLEIRERERLGLDTLKVGYNAVHGYYIQISRGQSHLAPIHYVRRQTLKNAERYIIPELKEYEDKVLTSKGKALALEKQLYDELFDLLLPHLADLQTSASALAELDVLVNLAERAETLNYCCPTFSDKPGIRISEGRHPVVEQVLKEPFIANPLQLAPQRRMLIITGPNMGGKSTYMRQTALIALLAYIGSYVPAQKVEIGPIDRIFTRVGAADDLASGRSTFMVEMTETANILHNATEHSLVLMDEIGRGTSTYDGLSLAWACAESLANKIKALTLFATHYFELTQLPEKMEGVANVHLDALEHGDTIAFMHSVQDGAASKSYGLAVAALAGVPKEVIKRARQKLRELESISPNAAATQVDGTQMSLLAAPEETSPAVEALENLDPDSLTPRQALEWIYRLKSLV from the coding sequence ATGAGCACAATTGACAATCTCGACGCCCACACGCCGATGATGCAGCAGTATCTCAAGCTGAAGGCGCAACATCCTGACATTCTACTGTTTTACCGGATGGGGGATTTTTACGAGCTATTTTATGACGATGCGAAACGCGCGTCGCAGCTGCTCGATATCTCGCTGACCAAGCGCGGCGCCTCCGCGGGCGAACCCATCCCGATGGCCGGCATCCCCCACCACGCTGTGGAGAACTACCTCGCCAAACTGGTCAATCAGGGCGAGTCGGTGGCCATTTGCGAGCAGATTGGCGATCCGGCCACCACCAAGGGACCGGTCGAGCGTAAAGTGGTGCGTATCGTTACGCCGGGCACCATCAGCGATGAAGCGCTGCTGCAGGAGCGCCAGGACAACCTGCTGGCCGCCATCTGGCAGGACAGCAAGGGCTTTGGTTACGCGACGCTGGATATCAGCTCCGGGCGCTTTCGCCTGAGTGAACCGGCCGACCGCGAAACCATGGCGGCAGAGCTGCAGCGTACTAATCCGGCGGAACTGCTGTATGCGGAAGATTTTGCCGAATCGTCGCTGATCGAGGGCCGCCGCGGTCTGCGCCGTCGCCCGCTGTGGGAATTTGAAATCGACACCGCGCGCCAGCAGCTTAACCTGCAGTTCGGCACCCGCGATCTGGTCGGCTTCGGCGTGGAAAACGCCCCACGCGGCCTGTGCGCCGCCGGCTGCCTGCTGCAGTATGTCAAAGACACTCAGCGCACCTCGCTGCCGCACATCCGTTCCATCACCATGGAACGCCAGCAGGACAGCATCATTATGGATGCCGCCACCCGCCGTAACCTCGAGATCACCCAGAATCTGGCCGGCGGCACCGACAACACCCTGGCCTCGGTACTCGACTGTACGGTGACGCCGATGGGCAGCCGGATGCTCAAGCGCTGGCTGCATATGCCGGTCCGCGATACCGCCGTGCTGGTGGAGCGCCAGCAGACCATCGGCGCGCTGCAGGAGCGCTATACCGAGCTGCAGCCGGTGCTGCGCCAGGTCGGCGATCTGGAACGTATTCTGGCGCGTCTGGCGCTGCGTACCGCCCGTCCACGCGATTTAGCCCGCATGCGTCATGCCCTGCAGCAGTTGCCGCTGCTGCGTGAGCTGCTGGCCGACGTTGACCGTCAGCCGGTGCAAAAATTGCGCGAGAAAATGGGCGAGTTCACCGAACTGCGCGAACTGCTGGAGCGCGCGGTGATTGACGCGCCGCCGGTGCTGGTCCGCGACGGCGGAGTCATCGCTCCGGGCTATAGCGAAGAGCTGGACGAGTGGCGGGCGCTGGCCGATGGCGCCACCGATTATCTCGATAAGCTGGAGATCCGCGAGCGCGAGCGGCTGGGCCTCGATACCCTGAAAGTCGGCTACAACGCCGTCCACGGCTACTACATCCAGATTAGCCGCGGCCAGAGCCACCTCGCGCCGATCCACTACGTGCGCCGCCAGACGCTGAAGAACGCCGAACGCTACATTATTCCTGAGCTGAAGGAATACGAAGATAAGGTGCTGACCTCCAAGGGCAAAGCGCTGGCACTGGAAAAACAGCTTTATGACGAACTGTTCGACCTGCTGCTGCCGCATCTCGCCGACCTGCAAACCAGCGCCAGCGCGCTGGCCGAGCTGGACGTGCTGGTCAACCTGGCGGAACGGGCGGAAACCCTGAACTACTGCTGTCCGACCTTTAGCGATAAGCCGGGCATTCGCATCAGCGAAGGCCGCCATCCGGTGGTCGAGCAGGTGCTGAAAGAGCCGTTTATCGCCAACCCGCTGCAGCTGGCGCCGCAGCGGCGGATGCTGATCATCACCGGGCCGAACATGGGCGGTAAAAGTACCTATATGCGCCAGACCGCGCTGATTGCGCTGCTGGCCTATATCGGCAGTTACGTCCCGGCGCAGAAGGTGGAGATCGGGCCCATCGATCGCATCTTTACCCGCGTCGGCGCGGCGGATGACCTGGCCAGCGGCCGCTCGACCTTTATGGTGGAGATGACTGAAACCGCCAATATCCTGCACAACGCCACCGAGCATAGCCTGGTGCTGATGGATGAGATTGGCCGCGGCACGTCCACCTACGACGGGCTATCGCTGGCGTGGGCCTGTGCGGAAAGTCTGGCCAACAAAATCAAGGCGCTGACGCTGTTCGCCACACACTACTTCGAGCTCACTCAGCTGCCGGAGAAAATGGAAGGCGTCGCCAACGTCCACCTCGACGCGCTGGAGCACGGCGATACCATCGCCTTTATGCACAGCGTGCAGGACGGCGCGGCCAGCAAGAGCTATGGCCTGGCGGTCGCCGCGCTGGCCGGGGTGCCGAAAGAGGTGATCAAGCGCGCGCGGCAGAAACTGCGCGAGCTGGAGAGCATCTCGCCCAACGCGGCGGCGACCCAGGTCGACGGCACGCAGATGTCGCTGCTCGCCGCCCCGGAAGAGACCTCGCCTGCGGTTGAGGCACTGGAGAATCTTGATCCCGACTCCCTGACCCCGCGTCAGGCGCTGGAGTGGATCTACCGTCTGAAAAGCCTGGTTTAG
- a CDS encoding DUF1493 family protein, translated as MDILLMKSIQDQVLDLFKDEISTRLDKNWKEIPLELDYDLFDAPGDDLHDALNKFEQKFNVDLSSVKWSCYFPWENTPMLTRWFKVKREDVEKTRKPLTIKMFAESAKAGKWLYD; from the coding sequence ATGGACATCCTTTTAATGAAAAGCATTCAAGATCAGGTTTTAGACTTGTTTAAAGATGAGATCTCAACCCGTTTAGATAAAAATTGGAAAGAAATCCCATTGGAACTTGATTATGACTTATTTGATGCTCCCGGCGACGATCTGCATGACGCTTTAAATAAATTTGAACAAAAATTTAATGTTGATCTTTCCAGTGTTAAATGGTCGTGTTATTTCCCTTGGGAGAATACTCCAATGCTAACTCGGTGGTTTAAAGTAAAACGAGAAGATGTAGAAAAAACGCGTAAACCTTTAACCATCAAAATGTTTGCCGAATCAGCAAAAGCAGGTAAATGGCTTTACGACTAG